A part of Paenibacillus sp. sptzw28 genomic DNA contains:
- a CDS encoding LTA synthase family protein, protein MHKAAENFKRTPFYLIFILLFLKLVLLRYFFFKEIAWDRLTTDGLALLVLLCLLELLVSARMKGPAYWIFNLIFSLMLFSSTLYNEHFGSVPTYTALLELKQVLQIRASVQSTIQPAHYLFILDVVVMAVIWAINRVRGKRVSGRKPVWKIGIALTAIICLVISGRYIQLSGSIENEMVQAENLGFLDYQVAAAIKASQENREIASGNLKETVAQINKLEATYPYASKAAAAKPAYFGAAKGKNLIIVQLEAFQNFPIHLKVNNQELTPVLNKLVNECFYFPHFFQQIGQGNTSDAEFMSNTSIYPTGSIAMSTGYGDRKLPSLPRLLEQQNYTADTFHVNDVGFWDRIKLYPALNFDHYYDKPYYNNDHFNDFGASDEELYRVGVEKLSALQKQNKPFYAQFVTVSSHFPFKVPDNRKKITVPSSMQGKQLGDYLTAINYTDYALGTLIDRLKANGMWDNTVLVAYGDHFGLQPNENDPAMVSAALGITYNEHVSRFNIPLLIHIPGETKGKIVNQVGGQLDIMPTVANLMGISLKDKGFTAFGHDLLNIDRNVFGMRYYLPTGSFFNNDILFIPGQGFDDGTAVSLTTLKPVKDIARYRKDYDYVMGLMKLSDQYVKQLPKRAP, encoded by the coding sequence ATGCACAAGGCTGCCGAGAACTTCAAAAGGACACCTTTCTATTTGATTTTCATCCTGCTTTTTCTCAAGCTGGTCCTGCTTCGTTATTTCTTCTTCAAGGAAATCGCCTGGGACCGGTTAACGACAGACGGTCTGGCGCTTCTTGTACTGCTTTGTCTACTGGAATTGCTTGTTTCTGCAAGAATGAAGGGGCCGGCGTACTGGATCTTTAATTTGATATTTTCACTGATGCTGTTTTCCTCGACGCTTTATAATGAGCATTTCGGTTCGGTTCCGACCTATACGGCGCTGCTGGAGCTCAAGCAGGTGCTGCAAATTCGGGCAAGCGTCCAATCGACGATACAACCCGCTCATTACTTGTTCATCCTGGATGTAGTCGTGATGGCAGTTATATGGGCAATCAATAGAGTGCGAGGCAAGCGGGTAAGCGGGAGGAAGCCCGTCTGGAAAATCGGGATCGCGCTTACGGCCATCATATGTCTGGTTATCTCCGGGCGATATATCCAGTTGTCCGGTTCGATCGAGAATGAAATGGTGCAGGCGGAGAACCTCGGATTCCTCGACTATCAGGTCGCGGCCGCCATCAAGGCCAGCCAGGAAAACAGGGAGATCGCTTCCGGCAATTTGAAGGAAACCGTCGCTCAGATTAATAAACTGGAAGCCACTTATCCCTATGCGAGTAAAGCGGCTGCTGCGAAACCGGCATATTTCGGAGCTGCGAAGGGCAAGAATCTCATCATCGTCCAATTGGAGGCGTTTCAGAATTTCCCTATTCATCTGAAGGTGAACAATCAGGAGCTGACGCCTGTTTTGAACAAATTGGTGAATGAATGCTTTTATTTTCCACATTTCTTCCAGCAGATCGGACAAGGGAACACATCGGATGCGGAGTTTATGTCCAATACGTCGATTTATCCTACGGGAAGCATCGCGATGTCGACAGGATACGGCGACCGGAAGCTGCCAAGCCTTCCCCGCCTGCTGGAGCAGCAGAACTACACCGCCGATACGTTTCATGTGAACGATGTCGGTTTCTGGGACAGGATCAAGCTGTATCCGGCTTTGAATTTTGACCATTATTACGATAAGCCTTACTATAATAATGATCATTTCAACGATTTCGGCGCCTCTGACGAAGAGCTCTACCGTGTAGGCGTAGAGAAGCTCTCAGCCCTTCAGAAGCAGAATAAACCGTTCTATGCCCAGTTTGTCACCGTATCCAGCCATTTTCCGTTCAAGGTGCCTGACAACCGCAAGAAAATAACCGTTCCAAGCAGCATGCAGGGCAAGCAGCTCGGAGACTACCTTACAGCCATCAATTATACGGACTATGCCCTTGGCACTCTGATCGACCGCCTCAAAGCGAATGGCATGTGGGACAATACGGTGCTGGTTGCCTACGGAGACCATTTCGGCCTGCAGCCTAATGAAAACGATCCTGCAATGGTGAGCGCGGCACTTGGAATCACATACAACGAGCATGTAAGCCGGTTCAATATTCCGCTGCTGATTCATATTCCAGGGGAGACGAAGGGCAAAATCGTCAATCAGGTCGGCGGTCAGCTTGATATAATGCCGACGGTTGCCAATTTAATGGGAATATCCTTAAAGGATAAGGGCTTCACCGCGTTTGGTCATGATCTGCTGAATATCGACCGCAATGTGTTCGGCATGCGCTACTACCTCCCGACGGGTTCGTTCTTCAACAATGATATATTGTTTATTCCGGGCCAAGGCTTCGATGACGGGACAGCTGTATCGCTTACAACCCTGAAGCCGGTAAAAGATATAGCCCGTTACCGCAAGGACTATGACTATGTGATGGGATTAATGAAGCTGTCGGACCAGTATGTGAAGCAGCTGCCGAAGAGAGCACCATAA
- a CDS encoding S8 family serine peptidase: MRIKMQTGIISKAFGVMMVLLLLSVNLAAAAPAQSERHSYLVGLKPGASSKALEAAGIQFASKWDNLDAVNIIATDAAIQGLARNPKVSYIEEDRPVYKSSIGSSYTDGAFTWGLQAVHAEQAWNVKATGQDIKVCVLDTGIDYGHPEFTRNGQSIIKASKNFVADGHPDATDGDGHGTHVAGTIAGQTSDSGSRIGAAPGVDLYVARVLGDDGSGTTSSVLNGLNWCQENKANIANLSLGSDRPSQTERKAFDLAYKNGMLSIAASGNDGSGKIGYPANYSSVVAVGAVDSSLNLAGFSNYGKGQELVAPGVGTLSSVPRGTGLHGITKENENGVETSYRSYGIEYAGLGSAAGPMVECGLADSASSCSGKPASGAWIALIDRGSITFGEKIQNVTAQGASAAIIVNNDAASPDDPGNFTLGSAGSWIPSVSVSYDSGIAIRSGGLGAGSVDLSAWDYSYFEGTSMATPHVSAVAALAWSANPGVTNDQIRTILHTTAQDLGPAGQDNQFGYGLVQADAAVQMARGGF; this comes from the coding sequence ATGAGAATTAAGATGCAAACCGGAATTATTTCTAAAGCATTTGGCGTTATGATGGTGCTCCTTCTCCTGTCAGTCAATTTAGCCGCTGCCGCTCCGGCACAGTCTGAACGACATTCCTATCTGGTAGGCTTAAAACCGGGCGCGTCGTCTAAAGCATTAGAGGCTGCGGGTATCCAGTTTGCATCGAAGTGGGATAATTTGGACGCCGTTAACATCATTGCAACTGATGCGGCGATACAGGGTCTAGCCCGCAATCCCAAAGTCAGTTACATCGAAGAGGATCGCCCCGTTTATAAGAGCAGCATCGGCTCATCCTATACGGACGGCGCCTTCACATGGGGTTTGCAGGCGGTTCACGCGGAACAGGCATGGAATGTGAAAGCGACGGGACAGGACATCAAGGTTTGCGTGCTTGATACGGGAATCGACTACGGGCACCCGGAATTTACGCGCAATGGCCAGTCGATTATCAAAGCAAGTAAAAACTTCGTTGCCGACGGTCATCCGGATGCCACCGACGGTGACGGACACGGCACCCATGTGGCAGGCACGATTGCCGGACAGACCAGCGACAGCGGAAGCCGTATCGGAGCTGCGCCGGGCGTCGATCTCTACGTGGCGCGCGTCCTGGGAGACGACGGCAGCGGAACAACCAGCAGCGTATTAAACGGCCTTAACTGGTGTCAGGAGAACAAAGCCAATATCGCCAATCTATCGCTTGGCAGCGACAGACCTTCCCAAACGGAACGAAAGGCGTTTGACCTGGCCTATAAGAATGGCATGCTCAGCATTGCGGCAAGCGGAAACGACGGCAGCGGCAAAATCGGTTATCCCGCCAATTACAGTTCCGTTGTGGCGGTTGGAGCCGTTGACAGCAGCCTGAATCTGGCCGGGTTCTCCAATTACGGTAAAGGCCAAGAGCTTGTTGCGCCGGGTGTAGGCACACTGTCGAGTGTACCAAGAGGCACCGGCCTCCATGGGATTACCAAAGAAAACGAGAACGGAGTCGAAACGAGCTACCGAAGCTACGGAATCGAATATGCGGGACTCGGAAGCGCGGCAGGCCCGATGGTCGAATGCGGTTTGGCCGATTCTGCCTCCTCCTGCAGCGGGAAACCCGCCTCCGGGGCCTGGATAGCATTAATAGACCGGGGAAGCATTACATTTGGCGAGAAGATTCAGAACGTAACTGCCCAGGGCGCATCGGCGGCAATTATCGTCAATAACGATGCAGCCAGCCCCGATGACCCGGGCAACTTCACATTAGGGAGCGCAGGAAGCTGGATTCCCTCGGTATCCGTCTCATACGATAGCGGCATCGCTATCCGCAGCGGCGGACTCGGTGCGGGCAGCGTAGACCTCTCCGCATGGGATTACAGCTACTTCGAGGGCACATCGATGGCTACGCCGCATGTATCGGCTGTAGCAGCGCTTGCTTGGTCCGCCAATCCGGGTGTGACGAATGATCAGATCCGTACCATTCTTCACACGACCGCTCAAGACTTGGGGCCGGCCGGGCAGGATAATCAATTCGGCTATGGTCTGGTTCAGGCCGATGCGGCGGTGCAGATGGCCAGAGGAGGATTCTAG
- a CDS encoding M42 family metallopeptidase produces MLSPLMPQLNREYIMRILKQLLETPSPSGFCTEVMNVVREEVEQLGYSLEITPKGNGIITIPGDSSRETLGISAHVDTLGAMVRSIKPDGMIRFTPVGGYAMQTVEGEYCLIHTRKGGIYEGTVLSTKPSVHVYSDVRDFKREEANMEIRIDEMVKSKEDVEKLGIGVGDFISWDARTRFLPSGWIKSRHLDDKAGVAAVFGLMEWLKREGKTPSRTIKLILSTYEEVGHGSAHIPPDITELIAVDMGAIGDDLSATERDVSICAKDSSGPYDYNMTSKLIDLAKREQISYAVDIYPHYGSDASAALKGGSSIRAALIGPGVHASHGMERTHADAVVNTAVLLLAYVMDEQ; encoded by the coding sequence ATGCTCTCGCCATTAATGCCGCAACTGAATCGCGAATATATCATGCGGATATTGAAACAGCTGTTGGAAACGCCAAGTCCGAGCGGGTTCTGTACGGAAGTTATGAACGTCGTGCGGGAGGAGGTCGAGCAGTTGGGTTATTCGCTCGAGATTACACCGAAAGGGAATGGAATCATAACCATACCGGGCGATTCCTCTCGTGAAACGCTCGGAATTTCGGCTCATGTCGATACATTGGGTGCGATGGTCCGCTCAATAAAGCCGGACGGGATGATTCGTTTTACACCGGTCGGCGGTTATGCGATGCAAACGGTCGAAGGAGAATATTGCCTTATACATACTCGGAAAGGCGGAATTTACGAGGGGACCGTCCTTTCAACCAAGCCTTCGGTTCATGTTTACTCCGATGTGCGGGATTTCAAGCGGGAAGAAGCGAATATGGAGATCCGCATCGACGAAATGGTGAAATCCAAGGAAGATGTGGAGAAGCTTGGCATTGGTGTAGGAGATTTTATATCATGGGATGCGCGAACCCGCTTCCTGCCGAGCGGCTGGATCAAATCACGGCACCTTGATGATAAAGCCGGCGTAGCCGCGGTGTTCGGGTTGATGGAGTGGTTGAAGCGCGAGGGCAAAACGCCTTCCAGAACTATTAAGCTGATCCTGTCCACCTACGAAGAAGTGGGGCATGGAAGCGCCCATATTCCACCGGATATAACGGAGCTGATCGCAGTGGATATGGGAGCGATAGGCGATGACCTGTCGGCAACCGAGCGTGATGTTTCCATCTGTGCCAAGGATTCCTCAGGACCATACGATTACAATATGACTTCCAAACTCATCGATTTGGCCAAAAGGGAGCAAATTTCGTATGCGGTTGATATATACCCGCATTACGGCTCTGACGCTTCAGCGGCACTTAAAGGCGGAAGCAGCATCAGAGCGGCCTTAATCGGCCCGGGCGTACATGCCTCTCACGGCATGGAACGGACGCATGCGGATGCGGTCGTTAACACAGCGGTCCTCCTGCTGGCTTATGTGATGGATGAACAATAG
- a CDS encoding AraC family transcriptional regulator gives MNDQTGPKYLIGEDSFSIQYMSRTGFNSMPRPHEHSYYELYYLLNGERVYFMNGNVYTAKKGDMIIINPHNLHSTASSEKPGFERILINFSEAFIKDGDSHIVKLLPFEQSRLLRIPLKDQPEIEHLLKLMLAECKDEPPHYIAYVRSLMNELLIRIHRIGISVRESPEYEHPMHHKVSEIAQYINNHYDQKITLEQVANQFYISPSYLSRIFTKLTGFHFREYLQVVRIREAQKRLVNSRESVQLIAEKVGFEHIAHFNKTFKKLAGTTPLRYRKQHKG, from the coding sequence ATGAATGACCAAACCGGACCGAAGTATCTGATTGGGGAGGATTCCTTCTCGATCCAATACATGTCCCGCACCGGCTTTAACAGCATGCCCCGCCCCCATGAGCATTCCTATTATGAGCTTTATTATTTGCTTAACGGAGAAAGAGTTTATTTCATGAACGGAAACGTCTATACGGCAAAGAAAGGCGACATGATAATCATCAATCCCCATAATCTTCATTCTACAGCCAGCTCGGAAAAACCGGGATTTGAAAGGATATTAATTAACTTTTCAGAAGCCTTTATAAAGGACGGAGATTCGCACATCGTAAAGCTGTTGCCATTCGAGCAGTCAAGGCTGCTTAGAATTCCGCTCAAGGATCAGCCCGAAATTGAGCATTTGCTCAAGCTCATGCTTGCTGAATGTAAAGACGAACCCCCTCACTATATTGCCTATGTCCGTTCACTGATGAACGAGCTTCTGATTCGAATCCATAGAATCGGCATCTCGGTCCGGGAGTCGCCCGAATACGAGCATCCGATGCACCATAAAGTATCGGAAATAGCCCAATACATCAATAATCATTATGATCAGAAAATCACTTTAGAGCAGGTAGCCAACCAATTTTATATCAGCCCTTCTTATCTCAGCCGAATTTTCACTAAACTTACAGGCTTCCATTTCCGTGAGTATTTGCAAGTCGTAAGAATTCGGGAAGCACAAAAAAGACTCGTAAACAGCCGCGAGTCCGTTCAGTTAATAGCCGAAAAAGTCGGGTTTGAGCACATCGCGCATTTCAATAAAACGTTTAAAAAATTAGCGGGTACGACACCGCTGCGTTACCGGAAACAGCATAAGGGATAA